In Kordiimonas sp. SCSIO 12610, the sequence CTGTATACGCGAAGAAAATTGGCGTTGATGTGAATGAATTACTGGTCAGTCAACCAGATGCTGGTGAACAAGCGCTCGAAATTGCTGATACCTTGGTACGCTCTGGTGCTGTTGATATTTTGGTTGTGGACTCTGTTGCAGCCCTAACGCCGCGTGCTGAACTGGAAGGCGAAATGGGGGATAGCCATGTTGGCCTGCAAGCACGTTTGATGAGTCAGGCCTTGAGAAAACTCACTGGGTCAATTTCTCGTTCAAATACGATTGTTATTTTCATTAACCAGATCAGAATGAAAATCGGCGTTATGTATGGTAGCCCGGAAACGACAACAGGTGGTAATGCACTGAAGTTCTATGCTTCTGTTCGTTTGGATATCCGCAGAATTGGTCAGATTAAAGACAAAGACGAGATTGTCGGTAATTCAACCCGGGTGAAGGTTGTGAAGAATAAAGTCGCACCACCGTTTAAGCAGGTTGAGTTCGATATTATGTACGGCGAGGGCGTTTCCAAAACCGGTGAGATACTAGACCTTGGTGTCAAGGCTGGCGTGGTTGAGAAATCGGGTTCCTGGTATAGTTACTCGAGCCAGCGTATCGGACAAGGCCGTGAAAACGCGAAACGTTTCCTTACCGAAAATGTCGATATTGCGAATGAAATCGAAAATGCGATCCGTGCGAATGCGGGCCTCGTTAACGAAGCAATGTTAACGAAGCCTGGTGATGAGGGCGATGATTAAACACATCCAAAACGGGTAGATTGGGGAAAAGGGCGGCTATAGGGTCGCCTTTTTTATGTGCGGATACCCTTTCAGATGAAAAGCACTGGAATTTCTATGCTAATAATACTAAAGCATGGTTGGAAAATAATAGTAATGTAGAGTGTGAGAGCCAACACATGACAATTTCACTGACCAGCACAAATGATATCCGTCGGACTTTTCTGGATTATTTTAAGTCGAATGGACATGAGGTTGTTGCCTCTTCGCCTTTGGTGCCGATTAACGATCCAACTTTGATGTTCACAAATGCTGGCATGGTTCCCTTCAAAAATGTTTTCACAGGAGCTGAAACACGGGAATATTCAATCGCAACCTCTTCTCAGAAGTGTGTCCGTGCTGGTGGTAAACATAATGACCTGGATAATGTAGGTTTTACCGCGCGCCATCATACTTTCTTTGAAATGCTGGGTAACTTCTCTTTTGGCGATTATTTCAAAGAAGAAGCCATTAGTCATGCATGGAATTTGATCACCAAGGAATACGGTCTTAATACGGATAAACTATGCGTTACGGTTTATCATGATGATGATGTGGCCTTTGATTTGTGGAAGAAAATTGCTGGCCTTCCTGACGAAAAGATTATTCGAATTGCAACAAGTGATAATTTCTGGTCAATGGGTGAAACTGGGCCATGTGGACCGTGTTCTGAGATTTTTTATGACCACGGTGACCACATTTGGGGTGGCCCTCCGGGCACTCCGGAAGAGGATGGTGATCGATTTGTAGAAATCTGGAACCTCGTCTTTATGCAATATGAACAGATTTCGAAAGATGTTCGTGAAAACCTTCCGAAGCCAAGCATTGACACAGGCATGGGGTTAGAGCGTATTGCAGCAGTGATGCAAGGCACGCATGACAATTATGAAATCGATACCTTTCGTAGGCTTATTGAAGCATCGGTTGAGGTCACGGGGGCGAAAGAAACCGATGAAAATAAATCTTCACACCGTGTTATCGCAGACCACTTGCGGGCCACAAGTTTTCTGATCGCGGACGGTGTTTTACCGTCCAACGAAGGGCGTGGCTATGTTCTTCGCCGGATTATGCGACGCGCTATGCGTCACGCACACATTCTCGGTGCCAAAGATTTGGTTATGCACCAATTAACCCCTGCGCTCGTGAGTGAAATGGGGCAGGCCTTCCCTGAACTTGTTCGCGCACAGGCATTGATTACAGAAACATTGAAATTGGAAGAAGCGCGCTTCCGCTCTATGCTGGCTAACGGGCTTAAGCTTCTGGATGACGAAGTATCAAAGCTTGCTGATAATCAGGCGTTGCCGGGCGATGTTGCGTTTAAACTGTATGATACATATGGGTTCCCGCTTGATTTGACAGAGGATGCGCTGCGCAGCCAGAAACGTGCTGTGGATGTCGATGGATTTAACGCGTCGATGGATGAACAGCGTGCGAAAGCGCGTGCCGCATGGTCCGGTTCTGGCGATAAGGGTACAGAAAAACTTTGGTTTGACCTTGCTGATCAATTTGGCGCGACCGAATTTGTTGGATACACATCTGAGGCCGCTGAAGGCCAAATTCTAGCAATTGTAAAAGATGGCGCTTCTGTTGAGACGGCAGAGGTAGGTGACGAAATTTCCATCATTTTAAATCAGACGCCGTTTTACGGCGAATCTGGTGGTCAAATGGGGGACACTGGAACCTTCACGACAGATACTGTTTCGGTTCATGTTTCAGATACCACCAAAATGGTTGGTAAGCTGCATGTTCATGTTGCAAATGTGAAGGAAGGCAGCGTTGCAGTTGGTGACACTGTGCAGGCCACTATTGACGACGAACGCCGAAGCAGATTGAAGGCAAACCATTCAGCGACCCACGTTCTTCACGAAGTTTTGCGCCGCGAACTCGGCGAACACGTAACTCAAAAGGGCTCATTGGTTGCACCAGAACGGCTGCGTTTTGACATTTCGCAACCCAAACCGGTATCGGCTGATGAGCTGAAGCGTGTTGAGATTGAAGTGAACCGCTTGATCCGTGATAATGGTCGGGTGCAAACGCGTTTGCTCAGCTACGATGATGCGATCGAGGCGGGGGCGATGGCACTCTTCGGTGAAAAATACGGTGATGAAGTGCGTGTTGTCTCAATGGGTAGCGAGTTTGATACCACAGACCGTGATCATTATTCGGTCGAGCTTTGCGGCGGTACCCATGTTGAGCAGCTTGGTGAGATTGGATTGTTCACGATTGTTTCTGAAAGTGGTGTATCTGCTGGCGTGCGGCGGATCGAGGCTTTAACGGGCGCAGCTGCGCTGGAGCATTTTCATAATCAGCAAGCAATGTTGCTGGAAGCGGCGGGTGCTGCGAAAGCAGCGCCTGATGCGCTTGCAGGTAAAGTTGCTTCACTACTGAATGATCGTAAATCGCTTGAAAAGCAGTTGGCAGAAGCGAAGAAAAAGGCAGCACTCGGTGGCGGTGCTAGCGAAGGGCCTGCTGCTAAGGAAGTCAACGGCATCAAGTTCCTCGGCCAGGTACTTGACGGTGTTAGTCCCAAGGACCTACGCGGTATGGCGGATGATGCTAAGAAAGCCCTTGGCTCAGGTGTTGTAGCGTTTGTAGGCGTTAACGATGGTAAGGCCGGCCTTCTGATTGGGGTGACGGATGACCTGACGGATAAAATCAGTGCAGTTGATCTGGTGCGTGCTGGCGCGGCAGCAGTTGGCGGCAAAGGTGGCGGCGGCAGGCCTGATATGGCGCAGGCTGGCGGCCCTGATGGATCAAAGGCTGCTGATGCGATTGCAGCAATAGAAGCAGCCATTACCGCATGATAATCATAATATTTAATCGTTAAGAGATGATGGCCTGTTTATAGTGATGAACAGGCCATTTTCATTTTTGAAGATCATCGCATTAAAAAAGGCCCGCAAAATTGCGAGCCTTTTTTCAATTATTTTGTAGCGTATTTAGCCGAGTTTAGCTTGCAGGTTGCTGTCGATCTTGTCGAAGAACTGTCCTGTTGTCATCCAGCTTTGGTTCGGCCCGATGAGAAGCGCGAGGTCTTTGGTCATGAAGCCAGTTTCAACTGTTTCAATACAGGTCTTTTCAACGGCTTCAGCAAACGCAGTAACTTCAGGTGTGCCGTCCATTTTGCCGCGGTATTTAAGACCACGTGTCCAGGCGAAGATAGAAGCGATTGGGTTTGTTGATGTTTCCTTGCCTTCCTGATGCTGACGGTAGTGGCGAGTTACTGTGCCGTGCGCAGCTTCAGATTCAACAGTTTTCCCATCTGGGGTCATCAATACTGATGTCATAAGGCCTAGTGAACCAAAACCTTGTGCTACAGTGTCAGACTGAACATCACCGTCGTAGTTCTTACAAGCCCATACAAAGCCACCAGCCCATTTCATTGCGCAAGCAACCATGTCATCAATCAGACGGTGTTCGTATGAAATGCCAGCGTCTTTGAACTTGTCTTCAAATTCCGTTTCAAACACTTCCATGAACAGGTCTTTGAAGCGGCCGTCATAGGCTTTCATGATTGTGTTTTTGGTAGATAAATACACAGGATAGTTACGAGCAAGGCCATAGTTCATGCAGGCACGTGCGAAATCCTTGATCGACGCATCGACGTTATACATGCCCATAGCAACGCCTGATTCAGCAAATTCGTAAATTTCACGCTCGATTGCTTCACCACCGTCCGCTGGCTCGAATTTCATAGTCAGTTTACCAGCACCCGGTACTTTGAAATCAGTTGCACGGTACTGATCACCAAATGCGTGACGGCCGATGATGATTGGCTGTGTCCAGCCTGGAACAAGGCGTGGTACGTTTTGCATGATGATTGGCTCGCGGAAAACTGTACCGCCCAAGATGTTACGGATCGTGCCGTTAGGGCTGCGCCACATTTTCTTGAGGTCGAATTCTTCTACACGCTGCTCGTCTGGTGTGATTGTCGCACATTTTACGCCAACACCGTGTTCCTTGATAGCATTTGCAGCATCAATGGTGATCTGATCATCCGTCTCATCACGTTTCTGAACAGAGAGGTCATAATAAAGAAGTTCAACATCAAGATATGGCTGGATCAAACGCTCTCTAATCCACTGCCAGATGATGCGTGTCATTTCATCGCCGTCGATTTCGACGATAGGGTTTTTTACAGATATTTTGCTCATTATGTCCCTCGAACTATATATTTATGTTTGCAGGAAGGTCTGCAAGTTTGGAAAAGCTCCAAAATTCGGCGCACCCTAACACTTAAGCAAAAGAAGTTGAAGGCCTAACAGCGGCAAAACTTCTATTTTTTCGATAAAACACGCCTTTGTGTGCATGGTTCAGAATAAATTACTATTGTTTTCAGTATCCGTTCGATTAAATGCCCTTAAATATGCTAGGGCGTCCTCAGCTGTTTCCACAACATGTAGCAAGGCTCGATTTGCTTCACTTGCAAAACCATCATCGACAACGTGGTTGATGAGTTCCAGCAAAGGTGACCAATAGTTATTTTGATTGAGAAGGATTATGGGTTTCCTGTGCAAACTAAGTTGTGCCCATGTCATGACTTCCAGGGTTTCATCGAGTGTTCCAAGACCACCTGGTAAAACGATGAAGGCGTCAGAACGGTCAAACATCATCTTCTTACGATCGTGCATATTTCGCGTGATATGCAATTCACTAAGGCCTTCCTGGGTGATTTCAATACTATCAAGATGCTCTGGAATTATGCCGACTACTCTGCCACCTTTTTCAATTGCCGCACGCGCCGTTATTCCCATAAGGCCCACGCTGCCTGCGCCGTACACTAAATTCATCCTGTTCTCTGCAATTAAATGCCCAAGCTCGGTTGCCATTTCAGCAAAATAGGGTTTGTTTCCGGTTCTGGAACCGCAGTAAACACAGACAGATTGAATGGCAAATTTCGCCGTTTCAGTAGTTTCAGCCATAAATATCCTTACCAAAGTTTGTGCTGACAAAGTTTTGACATGTTTTTACGAAATTTATACATATATATAACATGTTGATCGTTAGTTGTTTGTATTATGAAATGAAAAGAATACATGATTCAATCTGATAAAAATCAGGATAATAAAACAAAGCCAATTTTTCTTTTGATTGGGGCTTTAGCTGCTATCGCGGTTGCGGTGTATTTTTTGACTTCAGAAAATGAAAATCAAATAACAGATAACGAGACGACGTCTGAAAAGGTAGAAGTGTTTCCGTCGGATACTGTGAATACAGAAGCCGCCTTGGATAGTGCTATCCCTGAGTTCGATTTGGTGCGTATTTCCCGCGGGGGGACAGGCGTTATTGCTGGTAAGGTATCCCCGGGTTCTGTAGTTGAACTTTATGCTAACGGTGAAAAAATATCCGAGGTGAAAGCCGATACTAACGGTGAATGGGTAATGATCCTGGAACAACCGCTTGAAAGTGGTTCGGTTGAATTGAACCTTAAGTCGCCGCAAGGCAATGGTGCCTTAAAAGAAGCAAGTGATGTTGTCGTTGTCTCCGTACCAGAGAGGGATAGTGAACGTTTCATTGAAGCAGAAGAGAACGGCGTTGTTGCGGTTCTTTCGCCGAAGGACGGTGAGGGCCCAAGCAAAATTCTCCAGCGTCCTGGGGTAGGGGCTTTTTCTGAGGTAGGTGATAGCCTGTCGATAGATACTGTTGATTACGGCGAGGGCGGTGCCCCAGTTGTGAGCGGAAA encodes:
- the recA gene encoding recombinase RecA, encoding MSMPELQLVKGSSMDKTKALEAALSQIDRAFGKGSVMKLGQGGMNAEIEAISTGSLNLDIALGIGGFPKGRIIEIYGPESSGKTTLALHAVAECQKAGGIAAFVDAEHALDPVYAKKIGVDVNELLVSQPDAGEQALEIADTLVRSGAVDILVVDSVAALTPRAELEGEMGDSHVGLQARLMSQALRKLTGSISRSNTIVIFINQIRMKIGVMYGSPETTTGGNALKFYASVRLDIRRIGQIKDKDEIVGNSTRVKVVKNKVAPPFKQVEFDIMYGEGVSKTGEILDLGVKAGVVEKSGSWYSYSSQRIGQGRENAKRFLTENVDIANEIENAIRANAGLVNEAMLTKPGDEGDD
- the alaS gene encoding alanine--tRNA ligase → MTSTNDIRRTFLDYFKSNGHEVVASSPLVPINDPTLMFTNAGMVPFKNVFTGAETREYSIATSSQKCVRAGGKHNDLDNVGFTARHHTFFEMLGNFSFGDYFKEEAISHAWNLITKEYGLNTDKLCVTVYHDDDVAFDLWKKIAGLPDEKIIRIATSDNFWSMGETGPCGPCSEIFYDHGDHIWGGPPGTPEEDGDRFVEIWNLVFMQYEQISKDVRENLPKPSIDTGMGLERIAAVMQGTHDNYEIDTFRRLIEASVEVTGAKETDENKSSHRVIADHLRATSFLIADGVLPSNEGRGYVLRRIMRRAMRHAHILGAKDLVMHQLTPALVSEMGQAFPELVRAQALITETLKLEEARFRSMLANGLKLLDDEVSKLADNQALPGDVAFKLYDTYGFPLDLTEDALRSQKRAVDVDGFNASMDEQRAKARAAWSGSGDKGTEKLWFDLADQFGATEFVGYTSEAAEGQILAIVKDGASVETAEVGDEISIILNQTPFYGESGGQMGDTGTFTTDTVSVHVSDTTKMVGKLHVHVANVKEGSVAVGDTVQATIDDERRSRLKANHSATHVLHEVLRRELGEHVTQKGSLVAPERLRFDISQPKPVSADELKRVEIEVNRLIRDNGRVQTRLLSYDDAIEAGAMALFGEKYGDEVRVVSMGSEFDTTDRDHYSVELCGGTHVEQLGEIGLFTIVSESGVSAGVRRIEALTGAAALEHFHNQQAMLLEAAGAAKAAPDALAGKVASLLNDRKSLEKQLAEAKKKAALGGGASEGPAAKEVNGIKFLGQVLDGVSPKDLRGMADDAKKALGSGVVAFVGVNDGKAGLLIGVTDDLTDKISAVDLVRAGAAAVGGKGGGGRPDMAQAGGPDGSKAADAIAAIEAAITA
- a CDS encoding NADP-dependent isocitrate dehydrogenase — encoded protein: MSKISVKNPIVEIDGDEMTRIIWQWIRERLIQPYLDVELLYYDLSVQKRDETDDQITIDAANAIKEHGVGVKCATITPDEQRVEEFDLKKMWRSPNGTIRNILGGTVFREPIIMQNVPRLVPGWTQPIIIGRHAFGDQYRATDFKVPGAGKLTMKFEPADGGEAIEREIYEFAESGVAMGMYNVDASIKDFARACMNYGLARNYPVYLSTKNTIMKAYDGRFKDLFMEVFETEFEDKFKDAGISYEHRLIDDMVACAMKWAGGFVWACKNYDGDVQSDTVAQGFGSLGLMTSVLMTPDGKTVESEAAHGTVTRHYRQHQEGKETSTNPIASIFAWTRGLKYRGKMDGTPEVTAFAEAVEKTCIETVETGFMTKDLALLIGPNQSWMTTGQFFDKIDSNLQAKLG
- a CDS encoding TIGR00730 family Rossman fold protein, yielding MAETTETAKFAIQSVCVYCGSRTGNKPYFAEMATELGHLIAENRMNLVYGAGSVGLMGITARAAIEKGGRVVGIIPEHLDSIEITQEGLSELHITRNMHDRKKMMFDRSDAFIVLPGGLGTLDETLEVMTWAQLSLHRKPIILLNQNNYWSPLLELINHVVDDGFASEANRALLHVVETAEDALAYLRAFNRTDTENNSNLF
- a CDS encoding LysM peptidoglycan-binding domain-containing protein, which encodes MIQSDKNQDNKTKPIFLLIGALAAIAVAVYFLTSENENQITDNETTSEKVEVFPSDTVNTEAALDSAIPEFDLVRISRGGTGVIAGKVSPGSVVELYANGEKISEVKADTNGEWVMILEQPLESGSVELNLKSPQGNGALKEASDVVVVSVPERDSERFIEAEENGVVAVLSPKDGEGPSKILQRPGVGAFSEVGDSLSIDTVDYGEGGAPVVSGNALPRVDVRLYLNDKFVGSTKASDNGDWTIRLDTTDTLSGQQTLRADQTVAEGKVSLRVLQPFNAGLELDPSTATSGVIIKPGNTLWQIARQLYGSGVRYTVIFKENSELIEDPDVIYPGQIFTLPKAG